One stretch of Athene noctua chromosome 27, bAthNoc1.hap1.1, whole genome shotgun sequence DNA includes these proteins:
- the TMEM161A gene encoding transmembrane protein 161A yields the protein MAVMGVQVVLSLLAASVMQKMAPHCSFARWLLCNGSLHRYKHPSDEELCALAGKQRPKSKRDRRVNGVMDEKPLSVPRDIDLRLDTSPITAVDALVLRYFLEYQWFVDFAVYSTAVYIFTEGYYCLADPQKETNIGVLWCLLTVVFSVKVFFMVMRHYFRSEEGGERSVCLTFAFFFLLLAMVALIIREDYLEFGLEPGLAGVSSNLESILKQRGWEWTLPLAKLAFKLGLVALCSFLGACLTFPGLRLAQTHLDALRMAADKPLTQVLLHLSFLAPVLVVVMWIKPISRDFLLHAPMGKQTVQIMSDSAFNTARLWTIVGLCLLRLAVTRHHLQAYLGLAERWVEQMRKEAGRITVLEIQRKITRIYCYVSVVSLQYLGPVILTLHCALLLKTLGHHSWGLYPEPPPLPPAATAALPRPGSTDREDVRVAVEQITGVLGSIFTPLFFRGLFAFLTWWVAACQVVTSLFGLYFHQYLATS from the exons ATG GCGGTGATGGGGGTGCAGGTGGTGCTGAGCCTGCTGGCAGCCAGCGTCATGCAGAAGATGGCCCCGCACTGCTCCTTCGCTCGCTGGCTGCTCTGCAACGGCAG CCTGCACCGCTACAAGCACCCCTCGGACGAGGAGCTCTGCGCCCTGGCAGGCAAGCAGCGCCCCAAGAGCAAGCGGGACAG GAGGGTGAATGGTGTGATGGATGAGAAGCCCCTCTCCGTGCCCCGGGACATCGACCTCCGCCTGGACACCAGCCCCATCACCGCCGTGGATGCTCTCG TGCTGCGTTATTTCCTGGAGTACCAGTGGTTTGTGGATTTTGCCGTCTACTCCACCGCTGTGTACATCTTCACCGAGGGCTACTACTGCCTGGCGGACCCCCAGAAGGAGACCAACATCGGGGTGCTCTGGTGCCTGCTGACAGTTGTCTTCTCCGT CAAGGTTTTCTTCATGGTGATGCGCCATTATTTCCGCTCGGAGGAGGGGGGCGAGCGCTCCGTCTGCCTCACCTTcgccttcttcttcctcctccttgccaTGGTGGCCCTGATCATCCGTGAGGACTACCTGGAGTTTGGCCTTGAGCCCG GGCTGGCCGGCGTCAGCAGCAACCTGGAGAGCATCCTGAAGCAGCGGGGCTGGGAGTGGAC GCTTCCCCTCGCCAAGCTGGCCTTCAAGCTGGGGCTGGTGGCCCTGTGCTCCTTCCTGGGCGCCTGCCTGACCTTCCCGGGGCTGCGCCTGGCCCAGACGCACCTCGACGCTCTCCGGATGGCTGCTGACAAGCCCCTGACCCA GGTCCTGCTCCACCTGAGTTTCCTGGCACCCGTCCTGGTGGTGGTGATGTGGATCAAGCCCATCTCGCGGGACTTCCTGCTCCACGCGCCCATGGGCAAGCAGACGGTGCAGAT CATGTCGGACTCTGCCTTCAACACCGCGCGCCTCTGGACCATCGTCGGCCTCTGCCTCTTGCGCTTGGCCGTCACCCGCCATCACCTCCAGGCGTACCTGGGCCTGGCCGAGCGCTGGGTGGAGCAGATGAGGAAGGAAGCCGGGCGCATCACCGTCCTGGAGATCCAGCGCAAG ATCACGAGGATTTACTGCTACGTCTCCGTGGTCAGCCTGCAGTACCTGGGACCCGTCATCCTCACCCTCCACTGCGCGCTGCTCCTCAAAACGCTGG GGCACCACTCGTGGGGGCTGTACCCggagccccctcccctccctccggcAGCGACGGCAGCGCTGCCGCGTCCCGGCAGCACGGACAGGGAGGACGTGCGTGTGGCGGTGGAGCAGATCACCGGCGTCTTGGGCAGCATCTTCACCCCCCTCTTCTTCCGTGGACTCTTCGCCTTCCTCACCTGGTGGGTGGCCGCCTGCCAGGTGGTCACCAGCCTCTTTGGCCTCTACTTCCACCAGTACCTGGCAACCTCCTAG